The Coffea arabica cultivar ET-39 chromosome 1e, Coffea Arabica ET-39 HiFi, whole genome shotgun sequence genome has a window encoding:
- the LOC113720447 gene encoding uncharacterized protein has product MAALLHGEAPPFVRPAKTFASVLSQSPSSASSGVGLLSTYKGEPSLVISRQDMLQIAAPYSNALVGRFAVGRPSMELIRKFIVSLGLRGECPIGLLDSKHILLRPSEEEDYTRLWCRRFWYVGKFHMSLSKWTIDFKPGAESSIAPVWVNFPGLPLPFFEKQFLLKLGTLLGRPLKVDEATASLKRPSVAHYPSYCGFCSLIGHTEAICHRKHPELRPLRSGPSFKTHVRQVFQPKGVSAVDDSLPVAGSGVVEVPGIQAPDAPVAPEATADLPPQSANPSQGNFPQATVLVHVPVLSNTSLGADEDTQNLLALGRQVSSSPFQELSDDILISDGDNRGLLIATVSEGPNHERHSSSLSPMRNHDRVRLVRSSSEGRSGGRGISLMELKSFQDRLPSRIKASKLCYDPVGGCLDDTDSQLLQKLIQGHKGRPRQSRKREANVSHLGSVQLFLGFDFARSFVNNKIWIFWCSDVRYSFVEAADQLVHVYLSFPSGSSFIISAVYAKCNRIGRRRLWEALEHFSMSVTLPWIAVGDYNVITCAEERIGGSSPNMQDLEEFNSALHRSGLFPVQFDGSAYTWTNGRMWQRLDRAVVNAAWLADVEMTRVAHLQRGRSDHCPLLVKGGSTSTRRSSFRFLNVWRGHSSFQQTVKLAWSQSVSGVGMQKFFNKLQVVKRALSRWNVEVFGNVSQRVKQAADNFLAKEILYDQNRDTVSRTAVHEARALHSRELALECEFWRQKAAIKWIKEGDANTSFFHAAVKQKRSCNFIARIRGSGDSWFDSIEDIKLSASDFFSTLFTADRAAGSGIRPSLELPKLTTEENDMLLKSPSVEEVHTVICSLDSQSAAGPDGFGGGFYQSCWECIKDDFMDAVQDFFAGASMPRGFSSTTITLLPKKEGACEWKDFRPISLSNVSSKIISKILSTRINTLLPKLILEFQTGFIPGRGIQDNVLLAQELILDLDKKLRHPNVILKLDMEKAYDRVEWGFLLYMLREFGFKEGVVDLVFRLISNVWFSVLVNGELTSFFKSTRGVRQGDPLSSTLFLFVSEFLGRRLQQLVANTPRFRFLSKGGLVPFLAFADDMVIFTRASVDCLQAVSSLLREYEILSGQKINLAKSRFLCSSKIPSDTITLIQQATGFQGQSWPVRYLGVPLFRGRSRSILFDGVFASVRAKLLHWSSRFLSAGGKIILLRHVLNSMPIYLLQVSKPPKGIFLRLGRLFNAFLWDGKDGRRIHWSSWEKLCFPVAEGGLGFRSLLDVEKAFAMKLWWRIRQKNSTWARFMHRKYIGDQHPSSAEVGVGSAIWKRVCSVRTVAEANFRWRVGEGFVDFWYDRWLFDEPLSSQCDGEPPHCLVAEFYSSTGWNIERLLQVLPRSVVNSILQTSVDPALKDELVWAPSTDGRFTVSSAWDLIRQRRNLSLVWRGIWCSLLPLKMSYLVWRILAGFLPLDDKLRSRGFSLASKCDCCGDSQESLHHIFVQGNLASAVWKHFFRACGIPWTSFSCVSSLLVVWFQSSGSGRLDHVRCVIPVVVLWFLWRSRNDARFGNVPSACFKVISDINGCLVALGAARMLKRSQLEGDTDTYFARYFQLKPHKSFCPQAISWRKPPRGAVKLNTDASVSNGLAKGGGVVRDFEGKMLGAFYKEFGECEVVHAEGLALLTGLQWCVGTGLSDILVEVDSLVLARLVTSQSIGKWPLCSILSQIRLLLGKVQGTITHIYREANAVADSLAALSLESPFVSFQSHHLLPSRARSLINLDAMGYPYIRNVSC; this is encoded by the exons ATGGCGGCTCTCCTGCATGGGGAGGCGCCGCCTTTCGTTCGACCAGCGAAGACGTTTGCATCTGTTCTTTCGCAATCTCCGTCATCCGCATCAAGTGGTGTTGGCCTTCTTAGTACATACAAGGGGGAGCCTTCGTTGGTGATTTCTCGTCAAGATATGTTGCAGATAGCAGCGCCCTACTCAAATGCGTTGGTCGGCAGATTTGCCGTAGGCCGCCCTTCCATGGAACTTATTCGCAAGTTTATTGTTTCGTTGGGGTTGAGGGGCGAGTGCCCAATAGGTTTGTTAGATTCCAAGCACATTCTTTTACGTCCATCAGAGGAGGAAGATTACACCAGGCTTTGGTGTCGTCGGTTTTGGTATGTTGGCAAGTTTCATATGTCTCTGTCGAAATGGACAATTGATTTTAAACCAGGAGCCGAGTCATCCATTGCACCAGTTTGGGTCAATTTTCCGGGTCTTCCACTGCCGTTTTTTGAAAAGCAATTTCTGCTTAAACTCGGTACCCTACTTGGCCGACCTTTGAAAGTGGATGAAGCTACGGCTTCATTGAAACGCCCTTCTGTTGCCC ATTATCCTTCTTATTGTGGGTTTTGCTCGTTGATTGGCCATACAGAAGCCATCTGTCATCGCAAACATCCGGAATTGAGGCCGCTTCGTTCTGGTCCATCATTTAAAACGCACGTCAGACAAGTTTTTCAACCAAAGGGGGTATCTGctgttgatgactctctgcctgtTGCGGGTTCTGGGGTAGTGGAAGTTCCGGGGATACAAGCGCCAGATGCACCGGTGGCACCGGAGGCTACTGCTGACTTGCCACCTCAGTCTGCTAATCCTAGTCAGGGAAATTTTCCTCAAGCTACTGTACTTGTTCATGTTCCTGTTCTTTCAAATACGTCTCTGGGGGCTGATGAAGATACGCAGAATTTGCTTGCCTTAGGTCGCCAAGTTTCTTCTTCCCCGTTTCAGGAGTTATCAGATGATATCCTCATTTCTGACGGGGATAATCGTGGGCTGCTAATTGCAACTGTGTCTGAAGGGCCGAACCATGAACGGCATTCCTCTTCGCTCTCTCCTATGCGGAATCACGATCGTGTTCGTCTGGTGCGGTCTAGTTCTGAAGGGCGGTCAGGGGGGCGAGGGATTTCTTTGATGGAGTTGAAAAGTTTTCAGGATCGCTTACCCAGCAGAATCAAAGCATCTAAGCTTTGTTATGATCCGGTTGGAGGGTGTCTGGATGATACGGATTCTCAATTACTGCAAAAGTTGATTCAAGGACACAAGGGTCGTCCTAGGCAGTCCAGGAAACGAGAAG CCAATGTCTCTCATCTGGGGAGTGTGcagttgtttttggggtttgACTTTGCTAGGTCTTTCGTGAATAACAAAATTTGGATATTCTGGTGTTCGGATGTTCGATATTCTTTTGTAGAAGCTGCGGATCAATTGGTCCATGTCTATTTGTCTTTCCCTTCTGGCTCTTCTTTTATTATTTCAGCTGTCTACGCGAAGTGTAACAGAATTGGTAGGAGAAGGCTATGGGAGGCTTTGGAGCATTTTTCCATGTCCGTTACTCTACCGTGGATTGCTGTAGGAGACTACAACGTTATTACTTGCGCGgaggaaaggattggaggatctTCTCCGAATATGCAAGATTTGGAAGAATTCAACTCAGCTTTACATCGCAGTGGCTTATTTCCAGTTCAATTCGATGGGTCTGCTTACACATGGACCAATGGTCGCATGTGGCAGCGGCTGGATCGAGCGGTCGTTAATGCCGCCTGGCTCGCAGATGTTGAGATGACTAGAGTAGCTCATCTTCAACGGGGGCGGTCTGATCATTGTCCGTTGCTAGTCAAGGGGGGTAGTACATCGACAAGGCGATCATCATTCCGGTTCCTCAATGTCTGGCGCGGTCACTCCAGTTTTCAACAAACAGTCAAGTTGGCGTGGTCTCAGTCTGTTTCTGGAGTGGGAATGCAGAAATTCTTTAATAAGTTACAGGTGGTTAAAAGAGCTTTATCTCGATGGAATGTGGAGGTTTTCGGGAATGTCTCTCAAAGGGTCAAACAGGCAGCAGACAATTTTTTGGCCAAGGAAATTTTGTATGATCAGAATCGGGATACGGTGTCTAGGACGGCAGTTCACGAGGCTAGGGCACTTCATTCTCGGGAGCTAGCATTGGAATGTGAATTTTGGAGACAAAAGGCTGCGATTAAATGGATCAAAGAGGGTGACGCTAATACCTCTTTTTTCCATGCAGCAGTTAAGCAAAAACGCAGTTGTAATTTTATTGCACGCATCAGGGGAAGTGGCGACAGTTGGTTTGATAGTATAGAGGATATTAAGCTGTCAGCAAGTGATTTTTTCTCCACGTTGTTCACAGCAGACCGCGCTGCAGGTTCTGGCATCAGGCCGTCACTTGAGCTGCCTAAACTTACGACAGAAGAGAACGATATGTTGCTGAAGTCTCCATCGGTAGAAGAAGTTCACACGGTTATATGCTCGTTGGACTCTCAGAGTGCTGCGGGACCCGATGGGTTTGGAGGGGGTTTTTATCAAAGTTGCTGGGAGTGTATCAAGGACGACTTCATGGATGCGGTGCAGGATTTCTTCGCTGGTGCCTCGATGCCCCGCGGATTTTCAAGTACCACGATCACATTACTGCCTAAGAAGGAGGGTGCATGTGAGTGGAAAGATTTTCGACCAATAAGCTTATCTAACGTTAGTTCGAAGATCATCTCGAAAATTTTGTCTACCCGCATTAATACACTCCTTCCTAAGTTGATTTTGGAGTTTCAGACTGGATTTATACCGGGCAGGGGGATACAGGATAATGTCCTCCTCGCTCAGGAAttaattctggatttggacaagaaattgcgTCATCCTAATGTAATTTTGAAATTGGATATGGAGAAGGCCTATGACAGGGTGGAATGGGGGTTTCTTTTGTACATGCTTCGTGAATTTGGCTTTAAGGAAGGTGTGGTAGATCTGGTTTTTCGGTTAATATCCAACGTGTGGTTTTCTGTATTGGTTAATGGGGAGCTCACGAGTTTTTTCAAATCGACTAGAGGGGTACGTCAGGGGGATCCTCTATCTTctactcttttcctttttgtatcGGAATTCCTTGGACGGAGACTTCAGCAGCTGGTTGCTAACACTCCGAGGTTTAGGTTTTTGAGTAAGGGGGGGCTGGTCCCGTTTCTTGCGTTTGCTGATGACATGGTTATCTTCACACGGGCATCGGTTGACTGTCTGCAAGCTGTGTCGTCCTTGTTGCGAGAGTATGAAATTCTTTCTGGCCAAAAAATAAATCTTGCCAAGAGTAGGTTTCTGTGTTCGTCGAAGATTCCTTCGGATACCATCACTTTAATTCAACAAGCTACGGGGTTTCAAGGGCAATCTTGGCCTGTGAGATATTTGGGAGTGCCACTGTTTCGTGGCCGTAGTAGGAGTATTTTATTTGATGGAGTTTTTGCTTCTGTTAGAGCAAAGCTTCTTCATTGGAGTTCCCGCTTCTTGTCTGCTGGGGGGAAGATCATATTGCTTCGGCATGTGTTGAACTCAATGCCTATTTATTTATTGCAGGTTTCTAAACCACCGAAGGGGATTTTTCTAAGGCTAGGTAGGCTGTTTAATGCATTTTTGTGGGACGGCAAGGATGGGAGACGGATTCATTGGTCTTCCTGGGAGAAATTATGTTTTCCAGTCGCAGAAGGGGGTTTGGGTTTCAGATCACTGCTGGATGTAGAGAAGGCGTTTGCAATGAAATTATGGTGGAGAATACGTCAAAAGAATTCTACGTGGGCAAGGTTCATGCATCGAAAGTACATTGGTGACCAACATCCGTCCTCGGCAGAGGTTGGTGTTGGGTCGGCAATATGGAAGCGGGTCTGCTCAGTTCGGACTGTTGCTGAAGCCAATTTTCGTTGGCGTGTTGGTGAGGGGTTTGTCGATTTCTGGTACGATCGTTGGCTTTTTGACGAACCGCTTAGTAGCCAGTGTGATGGGGAGCCTCCTCATTGTTTGGTAGCTGAGTTCTATAGCTCTACAGGGTGGAATATTGAACGTTTGCTCCAGGTTCTTCCTCGATCGGTCGTTAATAGTATTTTGCAGACAAGTGTTGATCCAGCTCTTAAGGATGAATTGGTTTGGGCTCCTTCAACGGATGGTAGGTTCACTGTGTCGTCTGCATGGGATTTAATTAGACAGCGGCGTAACCTGTCTTTGGTGTGGCGCGGAATTTGGTGTTCATTGCTGCCGTTAAAGATGTCTTACCTTGTTTGGAGGATTTTGGCTGGTTTTCTGCCGTTGGATGACAAGCTCCGTTCTAGAGGGTTTTCATTGGCTTCTAAGTGTGATTGTTGTGGTGATTCACAGGAGTCTTTGCATCATATTTTTGTGCAGGGCAACTTGGCAAGTGCTGTCTGGAAGCATTTCTTCCGCGCTTGCGGTATCCCGTGGACTTCATTCTCATGCGTTTCTTCGTTGCTAGTGGTGTGGTTTCAATCTTCTGGGAGTGGGCGTTTGGATCATGTTCGGTGTGTTATACCTGTTGTAGTGTTATGGTTTCTGTGGCGTAGTAGAAATGACGCTCGGTTTGGTAATGTTCCCTCGGCTTGCTTTAAAGTTATTTCAGACATCAATGGGTGTTTGGTTGCTCTGGGGGCTGCGCGTATGTTGAAAAGGTCTCAGTTGGAGGGGGATACGGATACCTACTTTGCACGGTATTTTCAGCTCAAACCACATAAATCTTTCTGTCCGCAAGCTATATCTTGGAGGAAGCCTCCTCGAGGGGCAGTCAAGCTGAACACCGACGCAAGTGTGTCAAATGGGTTGGCGAAAGGCGGAGGAGTGGTACGGGATTTTGAAGGGAAGATGCTTGGTGCTTTTTATAAGGAGTTTGGGGAATGTGAGGTGGTACATGCGGAAGGGTTAGCGTTGTTAACTGGTCTACAGTGGTGTGTTGGGACAGGGTTGTCAGATATTTTAGTAGAAGTAGATTCTCTAGTGTTGGCCCGGCTGGTTACTAGTCAATCGATTGGTAAGTGGCCGCTGTGTAGCATTTTAAGCCAGATTCGGTTGTTGTTAGGTAAGGTGCAGGGGACCATTACGCATATCTATCGTGAGGCGAATGCTGTGGCAGACAGCCTAGCGGCTTTATCTTTGGAGAGTccatttgtttctttccaaTCTCATCATCTGCTTCCAAGTAGGGCTCGGTCGTTGATTAACTTGGATGCAATGGGCTATCCATATATTCGAAACGTTAGTTGTTAg